The following is a genomic window from Nicotiana tabacum cultivar K326 chromosome 3, ASM71507v2, whole genome shotgun sequence.
CAATTCCTTTTACTGCAAAGAATGGAGAAGGTGGAAAATGTATGTCGTAGTGGATAAACATAATTATGGCAGACAGACTCATTTGTATGTCACAGTGACAAAGTCTAAACATTTGAAGGTGGGGATGATTATCGACTTTGTGCAACAGCTGTTTATTAGGGGTATAGAGAATCACAAATACAGTTATTTCTGTAGCAGCACCTGATATTTACCTGATCAACTTTGCAGACTTGAGAGTCAACTTCTGATTGAATTAGGGCTACTAAAAACTGCTCTATGAATTTATATGAATTGTTATCCAGCTAACAGCATATCCGTTGCAAGTGATGATGGTTTTCATCATAGGCCTATTATCAGATATTATACGACATCTCAGTATGAATTGTCACCATGAAGTGAAACAGATATGTGGAAATTGAAGGAAAGTTTTTCTAACTGCAAATTCACAGATCTTTAGCAGCAATCTTAATCTAAACTTTGTTTGAATTCATAGGTGTACGTCATAAGAGCGAATGATCTAAAGGAGGTGGATGGCGCTCTTAGCCTTCTAAATTTGGATGCACCTCCCAAGCAAAGTGATGCAGGTCAGTAAGCACCGTTCACATTCTGTTAAATGTAGTATATTTTGCGGTTTTTTGTGGTCCTTCTAAGCAACTTGTTTCCAACTTGTGACATGTCAGAGGGAGCTCCTGCTCATAACTTAAAGAAGCGTCAAAAGAAGTCTCTTCCCTTAACTGTTGTGCATAGGAGGAGACGAAAGGCGGATCTGAGTAAACAACTTCTGGCACTGGAGGCACAGTCGGGAAATGATAGCGATGAGGTTGCTTCAGAAATTTTAGAGGGCTCAAGGTCCTCTGGACTTGCTGTTAATTTTAGAGACATTAAGAACCTTGAGGAGTTCCACATTTTGGTGAATGGAGTATGCATAGACTCTGAACTTCCTGAAGATATAAGAAGAAAGTACTACGAGTTATGCTGCAATAAAAGCGCTTTTCTTCATGATCGTCTTCTACAAGGCCTTCATTGTAAGTTGGTTGCTGGTGTGATTTTTGAAGTCGTCAACATTGCTGATGCGATAAGAGCTTGCAAGCTCACCACCAAGCGTACGGAATTTGATATATGGGAGAAGTCATTGAAATCTTTTGAACTTCTAGGCATGAATGTTGGATTTCTGAGGACTCGTCTGCGCTGGTTGGTGAGTCTTGCATTCGATTCAGAAGGTGCTTCAGACACCAAGAGGTACTGGGAAGCTAAAAACGAGTGGTCTCGAGCTGAAGATGAGATAAGGAATCTTGAAACAAAACTTGTGGAACTGAAAAAAACTTCTGAAAAATATGGTGCTGATGTTGAGGCTCTGAAATCAAAAGCTGAGAGCTATGAGCTTATGTTCCAAGGAGAAGTTAATGCCCCATGGTAGTGTTCTCTATGTTTCAACTTTATTTTAAGCAGTATGCAGCAAATGGAGAATGTTGTTAGTAACTCTTAGTAACACTTAGAGAGCTTGATAATTGTACTTTTGACTGCTAAACTCTGCTGTTATTGTGTTGAAGTACTATGTAAGGTAGACCCTTGTGGTTCGGCCCTTttccggaccccgcgcatagtggGAGCTTTAGTGCACTGGGCTGCCCTTTACTATGTAAGCCTGAAGACCTAGCTAagattttccaaggactggtttGCCAACATTTTCGAGACTCTATGATCACTGTTTAAGTTTTGTTTGATCATTGGAGTAAAACAAAATTTTCCAAAGGATTGTTTAATACTACCTCCGCTAtaattttaaatgttgttttagaCAAACAAATTTAGTCTGAAATAAGTGGCACTTTAGACAATTAAGAAAGCGTTAAATTTTCTTTTTAAGTATGTGATGTATAcaaatttttagaagtttttcaaCAGTTATTATTCATTTTTTTGAGAAGAATAAATGGTAATTTTGTCAAAcaagttttttttattaatacTAGTAATTAAAGTGATTTTTCAATGTATGTGCAAAAATCGTCAACGTTGTTTAAAATCGTCAACTATGTGAAACAAAGCAATTTTATCCTTCGTTAAAATAAGTATCTCGTTTCTATTCCTGCTGTTACTAAAATGGCTCGATTTATCTTTTATGGTTAAAAGACAAATTCAAATAACAATAAGCAATCAGaactttgaaaaagaaaaaatttaatactATTTCAAAAATACCTTCCAAAAAGTTATGAAATTGGGCTATTCGCAAACTATACAGAGACTGCCAATTCTGGTACTTGGCCTAGATATACTCAACCATTGCCTGGTGGCTCGTATAACACCATAATTgatttgacattttaaaaataaggaGAAACAAGCAAACATTAATATAACAACTATGGTGAATTGGTGATTCTGATTGTTGAAGGTAAACGAATTGTAACTGGGTT
Proteins encoded in this region:
- the LOC107785390 gene encoding B3 domain-containing protein Os01g0234100 yields the protein MKIKVVHRSEPPTQEHRISYPDTPKKEVFDEEPLGTQLPEPDPDPDPEPASSKDNNLSVVDASNPINSVTLSAQTLSSSLLGKRRRKPKEIIDQISPIPFRRKRAIKKQPSASQSNNAVGDAGGKSISTKQERCTADGSGTATQMKSPIIIRAEEFLSNIGNEYPSFMKLLVRSHVGSCFWMGLPVPFCKNHLPRKDTPVILESETGEEFEIKYIAEKTGLSAGWRKYCTAHKLVEGDVLVFQLVAPTRFKVYVIRANDLKEVDGALSLLNLDAPPKQSDAEGAPAHNLKKRQKKSLPLTVVHRRRRKADLSKQLLALEAQSGNDSDEVASEILEGSRSSGLAVNFRDIKNLEEFHILVNGVCIDSELPEDIRRKYYELCCNKSAFLHDRLLQGLHCKLVAGVIFEVVNIADAIRACKLTTKRTEFDIWEKSLKSFELLGMNVGFLRTRLRWLVSLAFDSEGASDTKRYWEAKNEWSRAEDEIRNLETKLVELKKTSEKYGADVEALKSKAESYELMFQGEVNAPW